The genomic DNA GTGGCGCAATGCGCTCGTGGTCGGCACGTTGATGCTGGGCGGCGGCATGGGCGGCACGGCCCATGCCGAGCTGTCGATCGGCTCCGGGCTGGTGGTGGCCTTCATCGCGGTGGTGCCGCTGCTGATCGCGCTGCTCAACCTGATCTGGGGCGTGAAGCCGACGCGGCTGGAGGCGGCGGGCATTGCGCTCGGGCTCATCGGCGTGCTGATGCTGACGCAGGGCAGCGGCTTCCAGTCGTCGCCTGCGGGCCTGGTGGCGATTTCCATTGCCTGCATCTGCTGGTCGATGGGCAGCGTGCTGAGCCAGCGCAGCCTGCCGCTCGCGCCCGGCGCGATGGGCTTCGCAAGCGAAATGATCTGCGGCGGCGTGGTGCTGCTGATGCTCTCGGCGCTCTCGGGCGAACAGCTGGTGTGGCCGCCGCAGCCCGAGGCCGCTGCGGCCTGGCTGTACCTCGTGGTGTTCGGCTCGTTGATCGCGTTCAATGCCTACATGGTGCTGCTGGCGAAAGCGCCCGCCGCCTTGGCCGCGAGCTACACCTTCGTCAATCCGGTGATCGCGATGCTGCTGGGCGTGTGGATTGCCAACGAGACCGTCACGCGCTTCGAGTGGTATGCGGTGGCCGTGGTGCTGGCCGGTGTCTTGCTGCTGCTCTTCAAGCGCCCGCAGAAGGCGCAAGAAAACTGAACCCCGCGCCGTTCAGGTGCCCGGACGGCGCCAGAAGGCCAGCGTGGCCGCCAGCAGCCACATGCCGGCCGCGCAGCTGCGGTTCAGCGCCCTGAGGCCGCGGCGCGAAAGCCAGCGCACGGCCTGCGTTCCGGCGGCCGCGTAGGCCAGCATCACGCAGGTGTCGAGCGCCACGAAGATCGAGCCGAGCAGCAGGTACTGCGCGCCCTGCGGCCGGGTGATGTCAATGAACTGCGGCAAAAAGGCCGCGAAGAACAGCACGGTCTTGGGGTTCGACAGCGCCACGAGCAGGCTGCGCATGAGCGCGACGCGGCCGTGCGGGCGGACCTCGATGGCCGACTTGGCCAGCGCCGCGCCGAGGTCGGCCGCTTCGCTGCGCCACAGCTTGACGCCGAGCCAGACCAGGTAGGCGACACCCGCCGCACGGATCGCATTGAAGAGCAGTTCCGATGCGGCCAGCAGCGAACCGAGTCCGAGCGCTACCACCGCGATCAGCGTGACGCTCCCGAGCGACGCACCGGCAATGCCCCAGCTCGCGCGGCGCATGCCCCCGTCGATGCCGTTGGACAGCGCCAGCAGCATCGTCGGGCCGGGGATCACGGCCAGGGCGAGCGAGGCGACGACGTAGATGAGCAGGGTGTCGAGGGTCATGGCTTGGCGGCGGGTGGCCGTTGTTGTTGCGAGGCGGCGCGGGCGCGCGCCAGCGCGGCTTCGACGATGGAGCGCTTGCGTGTGTCGGCGGCCTGCGGCTGCGCGACGGCGGGCGCTTCTTGCTCCCCCTTGCGCTTGTCTGCGCGGCGGTGCTCGCCATGCAGCTTGTAGCGCCGCAGCGCGGCCTCGGCCTGGGCCTGCGACCAGGCCTGCCAGCCGCTGCGGCCCGGCGTCTCGACTTCGAGCGAGATGCAATCGACAGGGCAGGCCGGAATGCAGAGCTCGCAGCCCGTGCAGTGTGCTTCGATCACGGTGTGCATGCGCTTGTGGATGCCCACGATGGCGTCGGTCGGGCAGGCATCGAGGCAGAGCGTGCAGCCGATGCACCAGGCTTCGTCGATGACCGCCATGGCGCGCGGGCCTTCGGTGCCGAACTGCGGGTCGAGCGGAAGCGCCTCGCGGCCGGTGAGCCGCGCCAGCCTGGCCACGCCTTCGGCGCCGCCGGGCGGGCACTGGTTG from Variovorax sp. V93 includes the following:
- a CDS encoding LysE family translocator, translating into MTLDTLLIYVVASLALAVIPGPTMLLALSNGIDGGMRRASWGIAGASLGSVTLIAVVALGLGSLLAASELLFNAIRAAGVAYLVWLGVKLWRSEAADLGAALAKSAIEVRPHGRVALMRSLLVALSNPKTVLFFAAFLPQFIDITRPQGAQYLLLGSIFVALDTCVMLAYAAAGTQAVRWLSRRGLRALNRSCAAGMWLLAATLAFWRRPGT
- a CDS encoding RnfABCDGE type electron transport complex subunit B, whose protein sequence is MNGLAARIHDALPQTQCTRCGYPDCAGYAQAVADGNAGINQCPPGGAEGVARLARLTGREALPLDPQFGTEGPRAMAVIDEAWCIGCTLCLDACPTDAIVGIHKRMHTVIEAHCTGCELCIPACPVDCISLEVETPGRSGWQAWSQAQAEAALRRYKLHGEHRRADKRKGEQEAPAVAQPQAADTRKRSIVEAALARARAASQQQRPPAAKP
- the yedA gene encoding drug/metabolite exporter YedA, yielding MPTLASPAQAASGSARTALPPLLWLCLAATWLVWGSTYLAIKYALISFAPFLQMGSRFLFAGVLLAAWMRWRGAAWPSRLQWRNALVVGTLMLGGGMGGTAHAELSIGSGLVVAFIAVVPLLIALLNLIWGVKPTRLEAAGIALGLIGVLMLTQGSGFQSSPAGLVAISIACICWSMGSVLSQRSLPLAPGAMGFASEMICGGVVLLMLSALSGEQLVWPPQPEAAAAWLYLVVFGSLIAFNAYMVLLAKAPAALAASYTFVNPVIAMLLGVWIANETVTRFEWYAVAVVLAGVLLLLFKRPQKAQEN